The Subtercola sp. PAMC28395 genome segment CGGCGTCGAGCACGTCGAAGAAGTGGGAACGCAGGGCCACGACGGCCGGGGTCACTTCTGCCTCGACGCGGGCAGCGGTGAACTCTGCAGCGGCCTCATCGACCATGGCCCGCGCGCTGGTCGTCGAAGCGAACTCGTCGATCGGCGCGTGCAGGCTGATCGTCTCGAGGTCGAGGAGTTCGACGCCGGTGATCTCGGCCACGGCGGGCTCGACGTTGCGGGGCAGCCCGAGGTCGATGACCAGGCGGCGCTGCAGGGCTCCGGCCGTGGCAAGGGCGGCCGTGAAGTGGTCGGCTTTCAGCACCGTCACGGGTGACTGGCTTGCCGTGACGACGATGTCGGAAGTGGCTATGGCGTCGACCAGCCCGTCACCGAAGACCTGCGGAATCGCGAGGCGCTCGGCGAACGGCGCCGTGCGTGACGAGGGCGAGTAGACCGTGAAATCGGTGACACCGCGTTCCTGCAGCGCTGTGAGGCTGACCCGCGCGTACTTGCCTGTGCCCACGAGCAGCACGCGAGTGGCGCTCCAGTCGGTGACGCGGCTTTCCGCGAGCTCCAGCGCGAGCCTCACCAGCGACCGGCCGGCACCCCCGAGCCCTGTCTTGGTCTTGACGTCGCGGGAGGTGTGTGAAGCCCGCTGGAAGAGGCGTTCGAGCGCCGAAGATGTGGTGCCGTCGTCGCGGGCCGACTGGAGTGCGCGCTTCACCTGGCCGGCGATCTCGTCTTCGCCCACGACCACCGATTCGAGCCCGCTCGAGACGGAGAAGAGGTGCTCGGTGACGAGATCTCCTGAGAGAACACTGACAATATCTGCAACGGTCGACGATTCGACGGCCGAGGCCGCGCT includes the following:
- a CDS encoding glutamyl-tRNA reductase, which produces MLICLTASHRNASFDVLEKLSVGAPTAARTLVLNSDFITGAVILATCNRFEAYLDIDDSHAAGHRIATREVIEAVSAASAVESSTVADIVSVLSGDLVTEHLFSVSSGLESVVVGEDEIAGQVKRALQSARDDGTTSSALERLFQRASHTSRDVKTKTGLGGAGRSLVRLALELAESRVTDWSATRVLLVGTGKYARVSLTALQERGVTDFTVYSPSSRTAPFAERLAIPQVFGDGLVDAIATSDIVVTASQSPVTVLKADHFTAALATAGALQRRLVIDLGLPRNVEPAVAEITGVELLDLETISLHAPIDEFASTTSARAMVDEAAAEFTAARVEAEVTPAVVALRSHFFDVLDAEIARAEARGDHTPETERALRHLVSVLLHTPSVHARELARAGEGESFVAALETLFGVHPEPAAAPVTKLGTAHLPVQLPQTPPAQTA